The following proteins are co-located in the Echinicola sp. 20G genome:
- a CDS encoding arylsulfatase, producing MKELKLFAGLALLFCISCSQKQVAKKTDSSGKGKPNVLLIYTDDVGYGDIATYGGKIPTPNIDKLAEQGLLFTNAYASAATCTPSRYSLLTGEYAWRAKGRGVAPGDASALIKPGVETLPLVMQKGGYRTAVIGKWHLGLGGENGPDWNGELSPGPLEIGFDYSFIIPATGDRVPTVFVEDHHVVNLDPKDPIEVSYRKKVGDRPTGKDNPDLLKMMWSHGHNHTIVNGVSRIGYMSGGEAALWRDEDFAQTFVDKASAFIKQDLGKPFFMYFATHDIHVPRIANERFQGATEFGPRGDVIVQLDWTVGELVKLLKAEGLDKNTMIIFSSDNGPVLDDGYVDQARELVGDHHPGGNLRGGKYSAFEAGTRVPFIVKWPAEIQSGTISNALFSQVDLLGSMAAYLDVEYDSTQAVDTENAWQSLVGEDTEGRYALVQEALFSNLAYVRRDGYKYIPANNGPDMVPWGPIIETGFSKEDQLFDVKADAGETNEVSDEFPKVMEEMKKELNVIINK from the coding sequence ATGAAGGAACTAAAATTATTTGCAGGCTTAGCGCTATTGTTTTGTATTTCATGCAGTCAAAAGCAAGTAGCCAAAAAAACAGATTCTTCTGGCAAGGGAAAACCCAATGTACTACTGATTTATACAGATGATGTAGGGTATGGGGATATCGCTACTTATGGCGGAAAAATCCCTACTCCCAATATTGATAAGTTAGCTGAGCAGGGTTTGCTGTTTACGAATGCTTATGCGTCGGCAGCCACTTGCACTCCGTCTAGGTATTCATTGCTCACAGGGGAATATGCCTGGAGAGCAAAGGGGCGCGGAGTAGCGCCAGGAGATGCCTCCGCTTTGATCAAACCAGGAGTGGAGACACTACCTTTGGTGATGCAAAAAGGAGGTTATAGAACAGCAGTCATAGGTAAGTGGCATTTAGGATTGGGGGGAGAAAATGGCCCAGATTGGAATGGTGAACTAAGCCCGGGACCTTTGGAAATTGGCTTTGATTATTCATTTATCATACCTGCGACTGGAGATCGGGTTCCTACAGTGTTTGTTGAAGACCATCATGTGGTTAACTTGGATCCTAAGGACCCTATAGAGGTTAGCTACCGTAAAAAAGTAGGTGATAGACCTACCGGAAAGGACAATCCGGACTTGCTTAAGATGATGTGGTCTCATGGCCATAACCATACCATTGTCAATGGCGTAAGCCGAATTGGTTACATGTCGGGAGGCGAGGCAGCCCTGTGGAGAGATGAGGATTTTGCACAAACTTTTGTGGATAAGGCCAGTGCTTTTATCAAGCAGGATTTAGGCAAACCATTCTTTATGTACTTTGCGACCCACGATATTCATGTGCCAAGAATAGCCAATGAACGCTTTCAAGGCGCAACTGAGTTTGGCCCTCGTGGAGACGTGATTGTTCAGTTAGATTGGACTGTAGGAGAATTGGTGAAATTACTAAAAGCTGAAGGGCTTGATAAAAATACCATGATTATTTTCTCCAGCGATAATGGGCCTGTATTGGACGATGGCTATGTAGATCAGGCAAGAGAGCTGGTAGGTGACCATCATCCGGGAGGTAACCTAAGAGGTGGGAAATACAGTGCCTTTGAAGCAGGAACTCGCGTACCTTTTATTGTGAAATGGCCCGCAGAAATTCAGTCAGGAACCATCTCCAATGCTCTTTTTAGCCAAGTAGATTTATTAGGTTCTATGGCTGCCTATCTGGATGTAGAATATGACTCCACCCAGGCAGTAGACACTGAAAATGCTTGGCAAAGTTTGGTAGGAGAGGATACAGAAGGCAGATATGCTTTGGTGCAGGAAGCCTTGTTCAGTAATCTGGCTTATGTGAGAAGGGATGGTTATAAGTATATCCCGGCCAACAACGGCCCAGACATGGTGCCTTGGGGGCCGATCATTGAAACTGGATTCTCCAAAGAGGATCAGCTGTTTGATGTGAAAGCAGATGCAGGAGAGACCAATGAGGTTTCAGATGAGTTTCCAAAGGTAATGGAGGAAATGAAAAAGGAGCTAAATGTGATAATTAATAAGTGA
- a CDS encoding arylsulfatase → MDILKCRIFVIVLVFIAASCKNQSTESEKVAITPPNIIYILADDMGFGDLGANNPDSKIPTPHLDQLAKEGMRFTDAHTSSAVCTPTRYGILTGRYNWRSTLKKGVLGGYSKPLIDTTRATVASMLSAHGYHTAFIGKWHLSWDWGKDASGNVDFSLPVTHNPNDNGFDYAYGHVASLDIPPYVYVENGKVTAVPTDSTQSKDKYGWWRKGMTGPDFKHEDVTPNFFRRGIQYVKERAHSGEPFFLYLPLPSPHTPILPSEEYQGKSGLNPYGDFVMMIDDYMGQLMAAVKEAGIEENTMIVFTSDNGCSPAAKIEELTAKGHYPNGIYRGHKADIYEGGHRVPFIVKWPRTIKASTINDQTICTTDLMATCADLVGYKLKDDEGEDSYSMLPLFQGETLEGDFREATVHHSINGSFAIRKGDWKLAMTAGSGGWSFPTPAQVAKQDTLPEVQLFNMKDDPKEENNLQAEFPEKVDELQALLTKYIESGRSTPGQPQPNDGGELWEQLWWMQESE, encoded by the coding sequence ATGGATATATTAAAGTGTAGAATTTTTGTGATAGTCTTGGTTTTTATTGCCGCAAGCTGTAAGAATCAATCGACCGAAAGTGAGAAAGTAGCTATTACTCCTCCAAACATCATTTATATCTTAGCAGATGATATGGGCTTTGGAGATTTAGGAGCCAATAACCCTGATAGTAAGATCCCAACTCCTCATCTTGACCAATTGGCAAAGGAAGGAATGCGTTTTACAGATGCGCATACCTCCTCGGCAGTGTGCACCCCTACCAGATATGGTATTTTGACCGGAAGGTATAATTGGAGATCAACGTTGAAAAAAGGGGTATTAGGTGGATATAGTAAACCTTTGATTGATACTACCAGAGCAACGGTGGCTTCCATGCTCAGTGCACATGGTTATCATACGGCATTTATAGGCAAGTGGCACCTTAGCTGGGACTGGGGAAAAGATGCTTCTGGAAACGTGGATTTCAGCTTACCTGTGACCCATAATCCAAATGACAATGGCTTTGACTATGCTTATGGCCATGTGGCTTCTTTGGATATCCCTCCATATGTTTATGTAGAAAATGGAAAAGTTACAGCAGTTCCGACTGATTCCACCCAAAGTAAGGATAAGTATGGCTGGTGGAGAAAAGGGATGACAGGTCCTGATTTTAAGCACGAAGATGTTACACCTAATTTTTTCAGGAGAGGCATCCAGTATGTCAAAGAAAGAGCCCATTCAGGAGAACCATTTTTCCTTTATTTGCCATTGCCTTCCCCGCATACTCCTATTTTGCCTTCTGAAGAGTACCAGGGTAAAAGTGGCTTAAACCCTTATGGGGATTTTGTAATGATGATTGATGATTATATGGGGCAATTAATGGCCGCGGTCAAAGAAGCGGGTATTGAAGAAAATACCATGATTGTTTTTACCAGTGACAATGGCTGTTCTCCTGCTGCCAAAATTGAAGAGCTGACAGCTAAGGGACATTATCCAAATGGTATTTATAGAGGGCATAAAGCGGATATTTATGAAGGTGGACATCGGGTTCCATTCATCGTAAAATGGCCAAGAACTATCAAAGCTTCTACTATCAATGATCAAACCATTTGTACGACAGACTTAATGGCTACCTGTGCTGATTTGGTGGGGTACAAGCTAAAGGACGATGAGGGAGAAGACAGTTACAGCATGCTGCCATTATTTCAAGGTGAAACTTTGGAAGGCGATTTCCGTGAGGCAACAGTTCACCATTCCATTAATGGAAGCTTTGCCATCAGGAAAGGTGATTGGAAGTTGGCGATGACTGCGGGTTCTGGCGGCTGGAGTTTTCCAACCCCTGCCCAAGTGGCCAAACAAGACACATTGCCAGAAGTTCAGTTGTTCAACATGAAAGACGACCCGAAAGAAGAAAATAACCTACAGGCAGAGTTCCCGGAAAAGGTTGATGAACTTCAAGCGCTTTTGACAAAATACATTGAATCAGGAAGAAGCACACCTGGTCAGCCTCAGCCAAATGATGGTGGAGAATTATGGGAACAGCTATGGTGGATGCAAGAATCTGAATAA
- a CDS encoding arylsulfatase: MRFIPLNLLKAVFVGCCLLQFSCAEKSQREEPKRPNIIYVLADDMGIGDIQAFYPEGKIATPNLDQMAADGMRFTDAHTSSAVCTPTRYSILTGRYNWRSRLKEGVLWSDDKGLIDTARTTVPSLLKDHGYHTAYLGKWHLGWNWGHDEQGNIDFSKEVTHNPNDNGFDYAYGHVASLDIPPYVYVENGKVTAIPTDSTESKDKYGWWRKGMTAPDFKHEDVTPNFFRRAISYVQERAKTDQPFFLYLALPSPHSPILPSEKWQGKSGLNPYGDFVMMIDDYMGQLISAVNESGVEDDTMIIFVTDNGCAPASKIDELIEAGHHPSGIYRGHKADIYEGGHRVPFIVKWPKTVKAGSVSDQTICTTDLLATCAALVDYKLKDNEGEDSYNMLPLLKGETLKEDFREATVHHSVNGSFAIRKGDWKLLMCGGSGGWSYPTPQDVAEMDSLPPVQLYNMKEDPSETSNLEAKYPEKVQELQDLLTKYVVEGRSTPGVAQENDGEKKWKQLWWID, from the coding sequence ATGAGATTTATACCCTTAAACCTTTTAAAAGCAGTTTTTGTTGGCTGCTGTTTACTTCAATTTTCATGTGCTGAAAAAAGCCAGCGTGAAGAACCCAAACGACCAAATATTATTTATGTGTTGGCCGATGACATGGGCATTGGTGATATTCAAGCATTTTACCCTGAAGGGAAAATAGCCACACCAAACCTTGATCAAATGGCTGCAGATGGGATGCGTTTCACAGATGCCCATACATCATCTGCTGTCTGTACGCCCACGCGATACAGCATTTTAACTGGACGTTATAACTGGCGTTCTAGGTTGAAAGAAGGAGTCTTGTGGAGTGATGATAAAGGTTTGATAGACACTGCAAGAACTACAGTACCCTCTCTGCTGAAGGACCATGGCTACCATACCGCTTATTTGGGAAAGTGGCATTTGGGTTGGAACTGGGGACATGATGAGCAAGGAAATATAGACTTTAGCAAAGAAGTAACCCATAATCCAAATGATAATGGTTTTGACTATGCTTATGGACATGTCGCTTCATTGGATATTCCACCTTATGTATATGTTGAAAATGGAAAGGTGACAGCAATTCCCACCGACTCGACAGAAAGCAAAGACAAGTATGGTTGGTGGAGAAAAGGGATGACAGCACCTGATTTTAAGCATGAAGATGTAACGCCTAATTTCTTCAGAAGAGCGATTTCATATGTGCAAGAGAGGGCAAAGACAGATCAGCCTTTTTTCCTTTATTTGGCGCTCCCTTCCCCACACTCTCCAATTCTTCCGTCAGAAAAATGGCAAGGCAAAAGCGGGTTGAACCCCTATGGTGATTTTGTGATGATGATTGATGATTACATGGGACAGTTGATTTCCGCGGTAAATGAATCGGGAGTAGAAGATGACACCATGATCATATTTGTAACAGACAATGGCTGTGCCCCAGCTTCCAAAATTGATGAATTGATTGAAGCAGGGCATCACCCAAGTGGAATTTACCGAGGGCATAAGGCGGATATTTACGAAGGTGGTCATCGAGTGCCTTTTATAGTCAAGTGGCCAAAGACGGTCAAAGCAGGAAGTGTCAGCGATCAGACCATCTGCACTACTGATTTGTTAGCCACTTGTGCGGCCTTGGTCGATTATAAATTGAAAGACAATGAAGGCGAGGACAGCTATAATATGCTTCCTCTTCTCAAAGGAGAGACTTTAAAAGAAGATTTTCGTGAAGCAACAGTCCATCATTCAGTGAATGGCTCTTTTGCGATTCGAAAGGGAGATTGGAAACTGCTTATGTGTGGAGGTTCAGGTGGATGGAGCTACCCAACTCCTCAGGACGTCGCGGAAATGGATTCCTTGCCACCTGTTCAGCTGTACAACATGAAAGAAGACCCTTCAGAAACCAGTAACCTTGAAGCGAAATATCCAGAAAAAGTACAGGAGCTTCAGGATCTTCTGACCAAATATGTTGTTGAAGGCAGAAGTACACCTGGGGTGGCTCAGGAAAATGATGGTGAAAAGAAGTGGAAGCAGCTTTGGTGGATCGACTAA
- a CDS encoding RagB/SusD family nutrient uptake outer membrane protein: MKNIRNILLPLCIFMLFSCEDELTKVPDFISEDNVFESEALTEAYLANVYQDIRFFNWGGQAGLNIGMIPAIGGEHICFADWQDPNTTYQRTYSAAAGDGPVGYYPWNNVRDVNYIIENIVESASYNQDYINAKAAEAKFLRAFMYFEMVKRYGGVPLITSVQDVNDPEEELYPSRNTEQEVYDFIISELDAAIPYLSPDAIGGQGRADKWTALALQSRAALYAASIANFGQVQIDGVVGIPNSLAQSYYQKSYDASKEIIESGNFTLYNEYSDKVENYINLFLDDNNSEVIFAQVFEPIIKGTSFDNLAFPAEFRAGWGCNFPVLYDMVELFDFQDGTLGTSISRDELNANNKWDMDEFFGNRDPRFRASVFYPETTFKGGLIYFHSSTLYTNGQGQKVEVSSGNLDRNGEVWPASAHARNVRNTAMLRRKNVNEYLDLPVSGDSGQDFAIFRLGEMYLNLAEAAYYLNQMGESLDAVNMIRERAGMPLYDQISEENLRKERQVELCFETHRYWDLVRWRTAPDYLDNVRMKGLVFKYDLDEDKYIITLKNAEPVTREFGPERFYFPIDQGIIADNPKWVQNPGYE; this comes from the coding sequence ATGAAAAATATAAGAAATATATTATTACCACTTTGCATCTTCATGCTATTTTCATGTGAAGATGAGTTGACTAAGGTACCGGATTTTATTTCGGAGGATAATGTCTTTGAATCAGAGGCATTGACTGAAGCCTATTTGGCTAATGTTTATCAGGATATAAGGTTTTTTAATTGGGGTGGGCAAGCTGGATTAAATATTGGAATGATACCTGCCATTGGTGGCGAACATATTTGTTTTGCTGATTGGCAGGATCCCAATACCACATATCAAAGGACTTACTCAGCAGCAGCTGGTGATGGACCTGTTGGATATTATCCATGGAACAATGTTCGTGATGTAAATTATATTATTGAGAATATTGTAGAAAGTGCTTCGTATAATCAAGATTATATCAATGCAAAAGCAGCAGAGGCCAAGTTTCTAAGAGCTTTTATGTATTTTGAAATGGTAAAACGTTATGGTGGAGTACCATTGATTACCAGTGTTCAAGATGTAAATGATCCAGAGGAAGAGCTTTATCCTAGTAGAAATACGGAACAAGAAGTATATGATTTCATTATTTCTGAACTGGATGCAGCAATTCCTTATTTAAGTCCTGATGCTATAGGAGGACAAGGTCGTGCAGACAAATGGACTGCATTGGCTCTTCAAAGCCGAGCAGCATTATATGCAGCGAGTATAGCCAACTTTGGGCAGGTGCAAATAGACGGAGTGGTAGGGATTCCAAATTCTTTAGCTCAGAGTTATTACCAAAAAAGTTATGACGCTTCTAAGGAAATCATTGAATCGGGAAATTTTACGCTCTATAATGAGTACAGTGATAAGGTAGAGAATTACATCAACTTATTTTTGGATGACAATAACAGCGAGGTGATTTTTGCCCAGGTTTTTGAGCCAATTATTAAGGGTACTAGTTTCGATAACCTTGCTTTTCCTGCGGAATTTAGAGCGGGCTGGGGCTGTAATTTCCCAGTATTGTACGATATGGTTGAGTTGTTTGATTTTCAAGACGGCACCTTAGGCACGTCAATTAGTAGAGATGAACTTAATGCCAATAATAAGTGGGATATGGACGAGTTCTTTGGAAACAGAGATCCACGCTTTAGGGCATCTGTGTTCTATCCGGAAACAACCTTTAAGGGAGGGCTAATCTATTTTCATAGTAGTACCCTTTATACTAATGGTCAAGGTCAAAAGGTAGAAGTTAGTTCAGGAAATCTTGATAGAAATGGAGAGGTTTGGCCTGCTTCTGCACATGCCAGAAACGTAAGAAATACAGCTATGCTGAGACGTAAGAATGTAAATGAATATTTGGATCTACCAGTTAGTGGTGATTCTGGGCAGGATTTTGCGATTTTCAGATTAGGTGAGATGTATTTGAATTTGGCAGAAGCTGCTTACTATCTTAATCAAATGGGGGAATCTCTTGACGCAGTTAACATGATAAGAGAGAGAGCTGGAATGCCGCTTTATGATCAGATTTCTGAGGAAAACTTGAGAAAAGAAAGACAAGTAGAATTGTGTTTTGAAACTCATAGATACTGGGATTTGGTGAGATGGAGAACGGCTCCAGATTATTTGGATAATGTAAGGATGAAAGGGTTGGTATTCAAGTATGACCTTGATGAGGACAAGTACATCATTACATTGAAGAATGCAGAACCAGTGACCAGAGAGTTTGGTCCAGAAAGGTTTTACTTCCCAATTGATCAGGGAATAATTGCAGATAATCCGAAGTGGGTTCAAAATCCAGGCTACGAATAA